In bacterium, one DNA window encodes the following:
- a CDS encoding M43 family zinc metalloprotease — MRHLLILLTLLLGLGGTRPAQADTMEGGRQTCASELSTLDLEFYQRNLAAGVYEYDAARTQATYLVYLAFHVVRTTSGTGGIAQSQLDQAMVDLATAFAGTGICFHVLLQDTINSSTYYNIDSDAERSALKAINNHPNAIDCYFVNDDDGWCGMSSFTWSPDQGITFSNSCVGLASNPSTFPHEVGHYFDLLHTHETANGSECPNGSNCGTAGDGLCDTPADPGLGTGNVNASCTYTGNSTIFCAGQTRTYSPSTINLMSYSRKTCRTQFTANQRTRMLATLTGPRWGEVGFNAPDFDAPTPAGWSNSIVPRNTTGASNASCLVTSTLPGNSNGTWLNAATRQANSNAIFPFIHNRLYLDDVHFWNYNYGWGTNWVGTLYYTNFGPITVRGGRHALTARLDWDDEVCETNENDNVDHSQWVWSPYQLAAGASVSRSAPPARMTSTFTYPNCDGFQFTGSSWWTAIAIQPVSSTADYDINLHQGYANSTTGFAATLASSAYGSGLPDWVLINHNNAGYGGSYEAGVTNYNNQSGNVRVNRVNSRTVSQVDGTRVCGELAANQILDIFEFYIAADELNLSWRMDLSSEQSADLDLYLYDRTVEYAGRSSHLAVSSNNGTPSETITQTFTTAGYYALVVAKRGSADLGTACAYDLTFSVSAFRLGIYPPTTPQVAVVQDTNPWGSTEWTDQLTAAGIAYDVITTASLAATNLVTYSLIIVPSPTSNGSYLNIRDNLERLDDWNLSGGVLIMATGPNNSSGSGHGIVEGISQTWQTCATAHPTGHILVTGVGADAPGNNAVHYVYSNVPAGWTTLATTDCGTGSPCMLTNESRGLVLYGAPMEHSELYFNCSLGESIENLVAWGWKRARQTVRGYGTPNGSSAVRQLVYRNGSLFGSASHSTSEALSWLSMSPTSGNLSGLGTVTTNWTFNPSGLSAGTYRGTATVTTSLYNSPETVHAVFTVGSRKPVAPLVVSLTPVDFSTGNATLQLTFNPVTVDINGNPITVEYYNLYYDDNPYLDSPGVAPTNLTSLLLYFGNVGMLEQGFVRVTAVDENGLLVADSHPELPLPDAATLQTAPASFLRPVLPEAVNESTR; from the coding sequence ACGTGGTGCGAACCACCAGCGGCACGGGCGGCATCGCGCAGTCCCAGCTGGACCAGGCGATGGTGGACCTGGCCACGGCCTTCGCCGGCACCGGCATCTGCTTCCATGTGCTGCTGCAGGACACGATCAACAGCAGCACCTATTACAACATCGACAGCGACGCCGAGCGCAGCGCGCTCAAGGCCATCAACAACCATCCCAACGCCATCGACTGCTACTTTGTCAACGATGACGACGGCTGGTGTGGCATGTCCTCCTTCACCTGGAGTCCCGACCAGGGCATCACCTTCAGCAACAGCTGCGTGGGCCTGGCCAGCAACCCCAGCACCTTTCCCCATGAGGTCGGCCACTACTTCGACCTGCTCCACACCCACGAGACGGCCAACGGATCGGAGTGCCCCAACGGCAGCAACTGCGGCACGGCGGGGGACGGCCTCTGCGACACGCCGGCCGACCCCGGCCTGGGCACAGGCAACGTCAACGCCAGTTGTACCTACACGGGCAACTCGACCATCTTTTGCGCGGGGCAGACACGGACCTACAGCCCCAGTACGATCAATCTCATGAGTTACAGCCGCAAGACCTGCCGCACCCAGTTCACGGCCAACCAGCGCACGCGCATGCTGGCCACCCTGACCGGGCCGCGCTGGGGCGAGGTGGGCTTCAATGCCCCCGACTTCGATGCCCCCACCCCGGCGGGTTGGAGCAACTCCATCGTGCCGCGCAACACGACCGGGGCCAGCAACGCCAGCTGCCTGGTGACCAGCACCCTGCCCGGCAACAGCAACGGCACCTGGCTCAACGCGGCCACGCGCCAAGCCAACAGCAACGCCATCTTCCCCTTCATCCACAATCGCCTCTACCTGGACGACGTGCATTTCTGGAATTACAACTACGGATGGGGCACCAACTGGGTGGGGACGCTCTACTACACCAATTTCGGCCCCATCACGGTGCGCGGCGGGCGCCACGCCCTCACCGCCCGGCTCGACTGGGACGATGAGGTCTGCGAGACCAACGAGAACGACAACGTGGACCACAGCCAGTGGGTCTGGTCGCCCTACCAGCTGGCCGCCGGCGCCAGCGTGAGCCGCAGCGCCCCGCCCGCCCGCATGACCAGCACCTTCACCTATCCCAACTGCGACGGCTTCCAGTTCACGGGCAGCAGCTGGTGGACGGCCATCGCCATCCAGCCCGTCAGCTCGACGGCCGACTACGACATCAACCTGCATCAGGGCTACGCCAACTCGACGACGGGCTTCGCCGCCACCCTGGCCTCCTCCGCCTATGGCAGCGGCTTGCCCGACTGGGTGCTCATCAACCACAACAACGCGGGCTACGGCGGCTCCTACGAGGCGGGCGTCACCAACTACAACAACCAGTCCGGGAACGTGCGCGTCAACCGCGTCAATAGCCGGACCGTGAGCCAGGTCGATGGCACCCGCGTCTGCGGCGAGCTGGCCGCCAACCAGATCCTCGACATCTTCGAATTTTACATCGCGGCCGACGAACTCAACCTGAGCTGGAGAATGGACCTGAGCAGCGAGCAGTCCGCCGACCTGGACCTCTACCTCTACGACCGGACGGTGGAGTACGCCGGTCGCTCCAGCCACCTGGCCGTGAGCTCCAACAACGGCACCCCCAGCGAGACGATCACCCAGACCTTCACCACTGCCGGCTATTACGCCCTGGTCGTGGCCAAGCGCGGCTCGGCGGATCTGGGCACGGCCTGCGCCTACGATCTCACCTTCAGCGTCAGCGCCTTCCGGCTGGGTATCTACCCGCCCACCACGCCCCAGGTGGCGGTGGTCCAGGACACCAACCCCTGGGGTTCCACCGAGTGGACGGACCAGTTGACGGCCGCCGGCATCGCCTACGACGTCATCACCACGGCCAGCCTCGCCGCGACGAACCTGGTCACCTATAGTCTGATCATCGTGCCCAGCCCCACTTCCAACGGCTCCTACCTGAACATCCGCGACAACCTGGAGCGGCTGGACGACTGGAACCTTTCCGGCGGCGTGCTCATCATGGCCACCGGTCCCAACAACAGCTCGGGAAGCGGTCATGGCATCGTGGAAGGCATCTCCCAAACCTGGCAGACCTGCGCCACGGCCCACCCCACCGGCCACATCCTGGTGACGGGCGTGGGGGCCGACGCGCCGGGCAACAACGCCGTGCACTACGTCTACAGCAACGTGCCGGCCGGGTGGACGACCCTGGCCACCACCGACTGTGGCACGGGCAGCCCCTGCATGCTCACCAACGAGAGTCGCGGCCTCGTTCTCTACGGGGCGCCCATGGAGCACAGCGAACTCTACTTCAACTGCAGCCTGGGCGAGAGCATCGAAAACCTGGTGGCCTGGGGCTGGAAGCGCGCCCGGCAGACAGTGCGCGGCTATGGCACGCCCAACGGCTCCAGCGCGGTGCGCCAGCTGGTCTATCGCAACGGCAGCTTGTTCGGCAGCGCCTCGCACTCCACCAGCGAGGCTCTCTCCTGGCTGAGCATGTCGCCGACCTCGGGCAACCTCAGCGGCCTGGGCACGGTGACGACCAACTGGACCTTCAATCCGAGCGGCCTGTCGGCGGGGACCTATCGCGGCACGGCCACGGTGACCACCAGCCTCTACAACTCGCCGGAGACGGTCCATGCCGTGTTCACGGTGGGCAGCCGCAAGCCGGTGGCGCCGCTGGTCGTCTCGCTCACGCCGGTGGACTTCAGCACGGGCAACGCCACCCTGCAACTGACCTTCAATCCGGTCACCGTGGACATCAACGGCAATCCGATCACGGTGGAATACTACAACCTCTACTACGACGACAATCCCTATCTGGACTCGCCGGGCGTGGCCCCCACCAACCTGACCAGCCTGCTCCTCTATTTCGGCAACGTGGGCATGCTGGAGCAGGGCTTCGTGCGCGTGACGGCGGTGGATGAGAACGGCCTGCTGGTGGCGGACAGCCATCCCGAGCTGCCGCTGCCCGACGCCGCCACGCTGCAGACCGCCCCCGCGTCCTTCCTGCGGCCCGTGCTGCCGGAGGCGGTCAACGAGTCCACCCGCTGA
- a CDS encoding alpha-amylase family glycosyl hydrolase, with translation MARLRLHGDPTRVLEPPHQLGEGPGRCLPLGASCPPGCTADPLHGRVNFALPTTRARQVSLLILDRERGEPVLELELDEAANRTGQVWHVEVGGLARPVRYAWRVDGQDLADPWSRALGRHQDGMRVGFHAWFPLPGHVWRHPRPPRRPLQDLVIYELHVKGFTAHPSSGVAKPGTYAGLAERIPYLRDLGVTAVELMPVHVFDPHANVFINPRTGKGLSNYWGYDPVGLLAPATHYAARGEPLAAVEEFRAMVDALHGAGIEVILDVVLNHTAEGSARGPTLHFRGLDDEIWYMHGPDGAYLDFTGCGNTFNCNHPIVRDYILTCLRSWVTEFGVDGFRFDLAAVMGRDPEGHVLVSPPVLEQITLDPVLAGTRLIAEAWDAAGLYQVGSFDEGLRGAGGRLRPGGGWSQWNGRYRDEMRRLVRGEPGFTGAAASRLCGSSDLFQWNGRGPAHSLNFITCHDGFTLADLVSYDRKHNEENGEQNRDGLNENYSWNCGVEGPTGRPEVLDLRRRQQRNHLALLFLSQGTPMLLAGDELGRSQRGNNNAWCQDNELSWLDWSLLEQNADLHAFVRGLIALRAAHPSLRHDRFLTAEDLEWHGTRPYKPDFSAGSRCLAWTLRGMAGAPDLYVAFNFWQESLDFTPPPPGAGRQWRLVLDTARPEPPCLEPGPAARRGGLLHLEPFSLVVLQQMTD, from the coding sequence GTGGCCCGGCTGCGTCTCCACGGCGATCCCACCCGGGTGCTGGAGCCGCCCCACCAGCTGGGGGAAGGGCCGGGCCGCTGCCTGCCGCTGGGGGCCAGCTGTCCACCCGGCTGCACGGCCGACCCCCTGCATGGCCGGGTCAACTTCGCCCTGCCCACCACCCGCGCCCGGCAGGTCTCCCTCCTCATCCTCGACCGCGAACGCGGCGAGCCGGTGCTCGAGCTGGAGTTGGACGAAGCCGCCAACCGCACGGGGCAGGTCTGGCATGTGGAGGTGGGGGGCCTGGCCAGGCCCGTGCGCTACGCCTGGCGGGTGGACGGCCAGGATCTGGCCGACCCCTGGTCCCGCGCCCTCGGACGCCACCAGGACGGCATGCGCGTGGGCTTCCATGCGTGGTTTCCCCTGCCCGGGCATGTCTGGCGGCATCCCCGCCCGCCCCGCCGCCCCCTGCAGGACCTCGTCATCTACGAGCTGCACGTCAAGGGCTTCACCGCCCACCCCTCCAGCGGCGTGGCAAAACCCGGCACCTATGCCGGCCTCGCCGAGCGCATCCCCTATCTGCGGGACCTGGGCGTCACGGCGGTGGAGCTGATGCCCGTCCATGTCTTCGATCCGCACGCCAACGTCTTCATCAACCCCCGCACCGGCAAGGGCTTGAGCAACTACTGGGGCTACGACCCGGTGGGCCTGCTGGCGCCGGCCACCCACTACGCCGCCCGAGGGGAACCCCTCGCCGCCGTGGAGGAATTCCGCGCCATGGTGGACGCCCTGCATGGCGCCGGCATCGAGGTGATCCTCGACGTGGTGCTCAACCACACAGCGGAGGGCAGCGCGCGCGGCCCTACCCTCCACTTCCGCGGGCTGGACGACGAGATCTGGTACATGCACGGCCCGGACGGCGCCTATCTGGACTTCACGGGCTGCGGCAACACCTTCAACTGCAACCATCCCATCGTGCGCGACTACATCCTGACCTGCCTGCGCAGCTGGGTGACGGAGTTCGGCGTGGACGGCTTCCGCTTCGACCTGGCAGCCGTGATGGGCCGGGATCCGGAGGGTCATGTCCTGGTCAGTCCGCCGGTGCTGGAGCAGATCACCCTGGATCCGGTGCTGGCCGGGACGCGCCTCATCGCCGAGGCCTGGGACGCGGCCGGCCTCTACCAGGTGGGCAGTTTCGACGAGGGCTTGCGCGGAGCGGGCGGCCGTCTGCGGCCGGGGGGCGGCTGGTCCCAATGGAACGGACGCTACCGGGACGAGATGCGCCGCCTGGTGCGCGGGGAGCCGGGCTTCACGGGCGCGGCGGCCAGCCGCCTCTGCGGCTCCTCGGATCTCTTCCAGTGGAACGGGCGCGGACCGGCCCACTCCCTCAATTTCATCACCTGCCACGACGGCTTCACCCTGGCCGATCTCGTCTCCTACGACCGCAAGCACAACGAGGAGAACGGCGAGCAGAACCGGGACGGACTGAACGAGAACTACAGCTGGAATTGCGGCGTGGAGGGGCCGACCGGGCGCCCGGAGGTGCTGGATCTGCGCCGGCGCCAGCAGCGCAACCACCTGGCCCTGCTCTTCCTCTCCCAGGGCACGCCCATGCTGCTGGCCGGCGACGAGCTGGGGCGCAGCCAGCGCGGCAACAACAACGCCTGGTGCCAGGACAACGAGCTGTCCTGGCTGGACTGGAGCCTGCTGGAGCAGAACGCCGACCTGCACGCCTTCGTGCGCGGCCTCATCGCCCTGCGCGCCGCCCACCCCTCCCTGCGCCACGACCGCTTCCTCACGGCGGAGGACCTGGAGTGGCACGGCACGCGGCCTTACAAGCCGGACTTCAGCGCCGGCTCACGCTGCCTGGCCTGGACCCTGCGCGGCATGGCGGGCGCACCCGACCTCTATGTCGCGTTCAACTTCTGGCAGGAAAGCCTCGACTTCACGCCGCCCCCGCCCGGGGCCGGCCGCCAGTGGCGCCTGGTGCTGGACACGGCCCGGCCGGAGCCGCCTTGCCTGGAGCCCGGCCCGGCGGCGCGGCGGGGTGGGCTCCTGCACCTGGAGCCCTTCTCCCTGGTGGTTCTGCAGCAGATGACAGACTGA
- a CDS encoding M18 family aminopeptidase, whose amino-acid sequence MTALDGTGGDLARHDACAADLLAFLDASPSPWHAVEEMGRRLTAAGFLRLEEGEAWELEAGRGYFTTRAGSALAAFVAGGEAPARAGFRLMGAHTDSPGLRVKPQGEHAKGGLLRLGVEVYGGPILATWTDRELGLAGRLVLEDPASATAVLTRTVRLEQALLRLANPAIHLNREVNNKGLVLDKQEELPLLLATAEEGLPEGGLLRGLLAETAGVDPGAILGFDLCAWDLQAAAFWGPGREFIAAGRLDNLAMCHAGLLAVQRLVEEGIRPAATALAVFFDHEEVGSQSPQGADGSFLPDLLERVHEALGGGRGDFLRACSRSFLISADMAHALHPNYLRWYDPQHQAFLNRGPVIKHNSNLRYTTNGEGAARFERICQAAGVPVQHYVHRTDLPCGTTIGPMASARLGIPAVDVGNPMLSMHSVRECAGALDPLWMTEALATFLRVD is encoded by the coding sequence ATGACGGCACTGGACGGGACGGGAGGGGATCTGGCGCGCCACGATGCCTGCGCCGCGGACCTGCTGGCCTTCCTCGACGCCTCCCCCAGCCCCTGGCATGCGGTGGAGGAGATGGGGCGCCGGCTGACGGCGGCCGGTTTCCTGCGCCTGGAGGAGGGCGAGGCCTGGGAGCTGGAGGCGGGGCGCGGCTACTTCACCACCCGCGCCGGCAGCGCCCTGGCCGCCTTCGTGGCGGGGGGGGAGGCCCCGGCCCGGGCCGGCTTCCGCCTGATGGGCGCCCACACCGATTCCCCCGGCCTGCGCGTCAAGCCTCAGGGCGAGCATGCCAAGGGCGGCCTGCTGCGCCTGGGGGTGGAGGTCTACGGCGGACCCATCCTGGCCACCTGGACCGATCGCGAGCTGGGGCTGGCCGGTCGCCTGGTGCTGGAGGATCCCGCCTCGGCCACGGCCGTCCTCACGCGGACCGTGCGGCTGGAGCAGGCCCTCCTGCGGCTGGCCAATCCGGCCATCCACCTCAACCGCGAAGTGAACAACAAGGGCCTGGTGCTGGACAAGCAGGAGGAGTTGCCCCTGCTGCTGGCAACGGCGGAGGAGGGACTGCCCGAGGGCGGCCTTCTGCGCGGACTGCTGGCGGAGACGGCGGGCGTGGACCCGGGGGCGATCCTCGGCTTCGACCTCTGCGCCTGGGATCTGCAGGCGGCGGCCTTCTGGGGGCCGGGTCGGGAGTTCATCGCCGCCGGGCGGCTGGACAACCTGGCCATGTGCCACGCCGGCCTCCTGGCCGTGCAGCGTCTGGTGGAGGAGGGGATCCGCCCCGCCGCCACCGCCCTGGCTGTCTTCTTCGACCATGAGGAGGTGGGCAGCCAAAGTCCCCAGGGCGCCGACGGCAGCTTCCTGCCGGACCTGCTGGAGCGCGTCCACGAGGCGCTGGGGGGCGGCCGCGGCGACTTCCTGCGGGCCTGCTCGCGCAGCTTCCTCATCAGCGCCGACATGGCCCACGCCCTGCACCCCAACTACCTGCGCTGGTACGATCCGCAGCATCAGGCCTTCCTCAACCGCGGGCCGGTCATCAAGCACAACAGCAACCTGCGCTACACGACCAATGGCGAGGGGGCGGCCCGCTTCGAGCGGATCTGCCAGGCCGCCGGCGTGCCGGTGCAGCACTACGTCCATCGCACGGACCTGCCCTGCGGCACGACGATCGGTCCCATGGCCTCGGCCCGCCTGGGCATCCCGGCCGTGGACGTGGGCAATCCCATGCTCTCCATGCACAGCGTGCGGGAGTGCGCCGGCGCCCTGGACCCGCTCTGGATGACGGAGGCGCTGGCCACCTTCCTGCGGGTGGACTGA
- the glgP gene encoding alpha-glucan family phosphorylase, whose product MNLRDTLLDLAGNLLWSWTPWYRDFLRSLDESAFDTHENPVRLVRELPPARLAALEKDAAFKKSIKEVQAHLEADLAAAQARCPQGLQGRLVAYFSAEYGIHGSLPIYSGGLGVLSGDHIKSAHDLGLPFVGVGLLYRQGYFTQRIDHEGVQHAHLALMNLEHLPVRELAGADGRPLRVSVELPGRELLLAVWEARVGIARLLLLDSDVVGNQGPDRALTWQLYGGDRDTRLAQEIILGIGGVRALRALGLNPNVWHMNEGHSAFLAVERVREHLAKGLDFETAVEATASSTVFTTHTPVPAGNEAFLLPRLQRYFHDYCQKGGIDFHRLLELGTETDTSGYKLFSLTALAVRLSRFANGVSMLHGEVSRKMWYHLWHQVPIDETPIGHVTNGIHTASWVAPEFRELYGQALGEDWERKLLDAPAWEALRALPDQEVWRRHQTLKARLVAEIRRNLTKRLEAPGLPLERILSRIDPQSLFICFARRFATYKRALLIFDDLDRLHRLLNDPSHPVTLVFAGKAHPADHPGQALIRRLHEISLMERFQGRVILLEGYNLALARFLVQGADLWLNNPRRPLEASGTSGQKVCPNGGINFSVLDGWWVEGFNGRNGWSIGRDLDYGDEKIQDYYDVRSLYERLEEQIVPLFYERDSQGVPVGWVACMKESMVSCTARFSTSRMVRDYVEQGYLPAAEKHHRARLDDWQAVRDYVQYKRSLLKRWYHMTDTWLKARRENECVEIDAGLYLGLLKPSEVKVELFMRVNDHIRCQELELSGPGEEDGTWGYRLYFCDPDLRKAELKLRVLPRHPWLAGNMEMGMCYWFHQKIE is encoded by the coding sequence ATGAACCTGCGCGACACCCTGCTCGACCTGGCGGGCAACCTGCTGTGGAGCTGGACGCCCTGGTACCGGGACTTCCTGCGCTCCCTGGACGAGTCCGCCTTCGACACCCACGAGAACCCCGTCCGCCTCGTGCGCGAGCTGCCACCGGCGCGGCTGGCCGCCCTGGAGAAGGACGCCGCCTTCAAGAAATCCATCAAGGAGGTCCAGGCCCACCTCGAGGCGGACCTGGCCGCCGCCCAGGCCCGCTGCCCGCAGGGCCTCCAGGGACGGCTGGTGGCTTATTTCTCGGCCGAATACGGCATCCACGGCAGCCTGCCCATCTACAGCGGCGGCCTGGGCGTGCTGTCGGGCGACCACATCAAGAGCGCCCACGACCTGGGACTGCCCTTCGTGGGCGTGGGCCTCCTCTACCGGCAGGGCTACTTCACCCAGCGCATCGACCACGAGGGCGTGCAGCACGCCCATCTGGCGCTGATGAACCTGGAGCACCTGCCCGTCCGCGAGCTGGCGGGGGCGGACGGCCGGCCGCTGCGCGTCTCGGTGGAGCTGCCGGGCCGCGAGCTGCTGCTGGCGGTCTGGGAGGCGCGGGTGGGCATCGCCCGCTTGCTCCTGCTGGACAGCGACGTGGTGGGCAACCAGGGGCCGGACCGCGCCCTCACCTGGCAGCTATATGGCGGGGACCGCGACACGCGCCTGGCCCAGGAGATCATCCTTGGCATCGGCGGCGTGCGCGCCCTGCGCGCCCTGGGGCTCAACCCCAACGTCTGGCACATGAACGAGGGACACAGCGCCTTCCTGGCCGTGGAGCGCGTGCGCGAGCATCTGGCCAAGGGCCTGGACTTCGAGACGGCGGTGGAGGCCACCGCCTCCTCCACCGTCTTCACCACCCACACGCCGGTGCCCGCCGGCAACGAGGCCTTCCTCCTGCCGCGCCTCCAGCGCTACTTCCACGACTACTGCCAGAAGGGCGGCATCGACTTCCACCGCCTGCTGGAGCTGGGCACGGAGACGGACACGAGCGGCTACAAGCTGTTCAGCCTGACGGCGCTGGCCGTGCGCCTCTCGCGCTTCGCCAACGGCGTCTCCATGCTGCACGGGGAGGTGAGCCGCAAGATGTGGTACCACCTCTGGCACCAGGTGCCCATCGACGAGACGCCCATCGGGCACGTCACCAACGGCATCCACACCGCCAGCTGGGTGGCCCCCGAGTTCCGCGAGCTCTATGGGCAGGCCCTGGGCGAGGACTGGGAGCGCAAGCTGCTGGACGCGCCCGCCTGGGAGGCCCTGCGCGCTCTGCCCGACCAGGAGGTCTGGCGACGCCACCAGACCCTCAAGGCGCGGCTGGTGGCGGAGATCCGCCGCAACCTGACGAAGCGCCTGGAGGCGCCCGGCCTGCCCCTGGAGCGCATCCTCTCCCGCATTGATCCCCAATCCCTTTTCATCTGCTTCGCCCGGCGTTTCGCCACCTACAAGCGGGCCCTGCTCATCTTCGACGACCTGGACCGCCTGCACCGCCTGCTCAACGACCCCTCCCATCCGGTCACGCTGGTCTTCGCCGGCAAGGCCCATCCCGCCGACCACCCGGGCCAGGCCCTCATCCGCCGCCTCCACGAGATCAGCCTGATGGAGCGCTTCCAGGGGCGGGTCATCCTGCTCGAGGGCTACAACCTCGCGCTGGCGCGTTTCCTCGTCCAGGGGGCGGACCTGTGGCTGAACAACCCGCGGCGGCCCCTCGAGGCCAGCGGCACCAGCGGGCAGAAGGTCTGTCCCAACGGCGGGATCAACTTCTCCGTCCTGGACGGCTGGTGGGTGGAGGGCTTCAACGGCCGCAACGGCTGGAGCATCGGGCGCGACCTGGACTACGGTGACGAGAAGATCCAGGACTACTACGACGTGCGCTCCCTCTACGAGCGGCTGGAGGAGCAGATCGTCCCCCTCTTCTACGAGCGGGACAGCCAGGGCGTGCCGGTGGGCTGGGTGGCCTGCATGAAGGAGAGCATGGTCAGCTGCACGGCGCGCTTCAGCACCAGCCGCATGGTGCGGGACTACGTCGAGCAGGGCTATCTGCCCGCCGCCGAGAAGCACCACCGGGCCCGCCTCGATGACTGGCAGGCGGTGCGGGATTACGTGCAGTACAAGCGCAGTTTGCTCAAGCGCTGGTACCACATGACCGACACCTGGCTCAAGGCGCGCCGGGAGAACGAGTGCGTGGAGATCGACGCCGGGCTCTACCTGGGCCTGCTCAAACCCTCGGAGGTCAAGGTCGAACTCTTCATGCGGGTGAACGACCACATCCGCTGCCAGGAACTGGAGCTGAGCGGCCCGGGCGAGGAGGACGGCACCTGGGGCTACCGCCTCTATTTCTGCGACCCGGACTTGCGCAAGGCCGAACTCAAGCTGCGTGTCCTGCCGCGCCACCCCTGGCTGGCCGGCAACATGGAGATGGGCATGTGCTACTGGTTCCACCAGAAGATCGAGTAG
- a CDS encoding phage holin family protein, with the protein MIRRLAVTFFGLLVVLQVLPGIWSDSLLSSAIAALVLGLINLSFKPVLLLLTLPVNLLSLGLFTLVINGACLALTAWLVDGFHVKGFGSAVLGAFLLSVVTLIVNGLLKKEHA; encoded by the coding sequence ATGATCCGGCGGCTGGCCGTCACCTTCTTCGGTCTGCTCGTCGTGCTGCAGGTGTTGCCGGGCATCTGGTCCGACAGCCTCCTCAGCAGCGCCATCGCCGCCTTGGTGCTCGGCCTGATCAACCTTAGCTTCAAACCGGTGCTGCTGCTGCTGACCCTGCCGGTCAACCTGCTCAGTCTGGGTCTCTTCACCCTGGTGATCAACGGCGCCTGCCTGGCCCTGACCGCCTGGCTGGTGGACGGCTTCCACGTGAAGGGCTTCGGCAGCGCCGTGCTGGGGGCCTTCCTCCTGTCGGTGGTCACCCTCATCGTCAACGGCCTCCTCAAGAAGGAGCATGCATGA
- a CDS encoding patatin-like phospholipase family protein, translating into MTAVKRPPRFGLVLGGGGVRCLTHLGVVEELENAGLRPELITSSSTGSLVGLLLAAGIPPGRIREALYRRDQRLAWLKPAWRRGGLFAPEAILRLLDRFSLPARLEELAIPLHVVVTDLVEGRQLVYDHGPCREIVLASAALPGIYPPVELEGHLCGDGGITNNVPADLCRQLVGPRGVVLTSSLEMNAVMPAELLRHMPQVVYRSIYLPLVARRLQIQTRHSDLLIQPFSDQPLCFSRWREIVRFWSVGAMADLHERGRHHMGRHLPELQAMLARLETEPERAPAERPREDAA; encoded by the coding sequence ATGACGGCGGTGAAGCGGCCGCCCCGTTTCGGCCTTGTGCTGGGCGGCGGCGGCGTGCGCTGCCTGACCCACCTGGGCGTGGTCGAGGAGCTGGAGAACGCCGGCCTGCGGCCCGAGCTGATCACCAGCTCGTCCACCGGCAGCCTGGTGGGTCTGCTGCTGGCGGCAGGCATCCCCCCTGGCCGCATCCGCGAGGCCCTCTATCGCCGCGACCAGCGGCTGGCCTGGCTGAAGCCGGCCTGGCGGCGGGGCGGACTTTTCGCGCCGGAGGCCATCCTGCGCCTGCTCGACCGCTTCTCCCTGCCCGCCCGGCTGGAGGAGCTGGCCATTCCCCTCCACGTGGTGGTGACCGATCTGGTGGAGGGCCGGCAGCTCGTGTACGACCACGGTCCCTGCCGCGAGATCGTCCTCGCCTCGGCCGCCCTCCCCGGCATCTACCCGCCCGTCGAGCTGGAGGGCCACCTCTGCGGCGACGGCGGCATCACCAACAATGTGCCGGCGGACCTCTGCCGGCAGCTGGTGGGGCCGCGGGGCGTGGTGCTGACCAGCAGCCTGGAGATGAACGCCGTCATGCCGGCCGAGCTGCTGCGCCACATGCCGCAGGTGGTCTACCGCTCCATCTACCTGCCGCTGGTGGCCCGGCGCCTGCAGATCCAGACCCGGCACAGCGACCTGCTCATCCAGCCTTTCTCCGACCAGCCGCTCTGCTTCAGCCGGTGGCGGGAGATCGTGCGTTTCTGGTCGGTGGGGGCCATGGCCGACCTCCACGAGCGCGGCCGACATCACATGGGACGCCATTTGCCGGAGCTGCAGGCCATGCTGGCGCGCCTGGAGACGGAGCCCGAACGCGCGCCGGCGGAGCGGCCGCGGGAGGACGCCGCATGA